From the Peromyscus leucopus breed LL Stock chromosome 8b, UCI_PerLeu_2.1, whole genome shotgun sequence genome, one window contains:
- the Cdc42se2 gene encoding CDC42 small effector protein 2, with protein sequence MSEFWLCFNCCIAEQPQPKRRRRIDRSMIGEPTNFVHTAHVGSGDLFSGMNSVSSIQNQMQSKGGYGGGMPASMQMQLVDTKAG encoded by the exons ATGAGTGAGTTCTGGTTGTGTTTCAACTGCTGTATTGCGGAGCAGCCTCAGCCT AAAAGGCGACGACGGATTGACCGAAGTATGATTGGAGAGCCAACCAACTTTGTGCACACAGCTCATGTGGGATCTGGAGACCTGTTCAGTGGGATGAACTCA GTCAGCTCCATTCAGAACCAAATGCAGTCCAAGGGAGGCTATGGAGGCGGCATGCCTGCCAGCATGCAGATGCAGCTCGTGGACACAAAGGCAGGATAG